One Panicum virgatum strain AP13 chromosome 3N, P.virgatum_v5, whole genome shotgun sequence DNA segment encodes these proteins:
- the LOC120663838 gene encoding uncharacterized protein LOC120663838 has protein sequence MRTSLLAVAIALAACELGCCGVAAADAVADSCNAIRDFVDVSFCEARLGSVPGAAAADRHGHLLMAADLAAASGASAGDAAAAAARGAGDPAARDALRACAFLYGAASVPALRLLLGYAAARAWGAARALLLLTGKAGIGCDAALAGPAGGMASANREFDQLSAMATALLNVVD, from the coding sequence ATGAGGACCTCGCTtctcgccgtcgccatcgcccTCGCCGCCTGCGAGCTCGGCTGCTGCGGCGtcgcggccgccgacgccgtcgccgacTCGTGCAACGCGATCCGCGACTTCGTGGACGTGTCCTTCTGCGAGGCGCGGCTGGGGTCCGTCccgggtgccgccgccgcggaccggcACGGCCACCTCCTCATGGCCGCGGACCtggccgcggcgagcggcgcctcggccggggacgccgcggcggcggcggcgcgcggcgcgggcgaccCGGCCGCGCGGGACGCCCTGCGGGCGTGCGCGTTCCTGTACGGCGCGGCGTCGGTGCCGGCGCTGCGGCTCCTGCTCGggtacgcggcggcgcgggcctggggcgccgcgcgcgctctGCTGCTGCTCACGGGGAAGGCCGGGATCGGGTGCGACGCCGCGCTCGCGGGCCCCGCGGGCGGGATGGCCTCGGCCAACCGCGAGTTCGACCAGCtctccgccatggccaccgcgctCCTCAACGTCGTCGACTAg